One window of the Thermococcus sp. P6 genome contains the following:
- the rtcA gene encoding RNA 3'-terminal phosphate cyclase produces MEWVEIDGSHGEGGGQILRTAVALSVITGRPVRVSRIRAGRPKPGLRPQHLHGILALKELSNARVRGASVGSTFLEFIPGKPCPRDIRVPIKTAGSVTLVLQALLPAMAFTGGSFEVAGGTDVPWSPPVDYLKNVTLHALGRMGLEVELSLKRRGHYPEGGGLVTGKVERWEERKPLRALEWGRIKYVRGISHATNLPSHVAERQARAAEERIKELYDVPVEISKEVSRSLGPGSGIVVWAETDSLRLGGDALGKRGKPAETVGREAADELIEQLKPGRALDRFLGDQIVPFLAFAGGEVGVSEITNHLLTNVWVTERFFGRTFEVEGEPGKPGVIRVVRRAEV; encoded by the coding sequence ATGGAGTGGGTTGAGATAGACGGTTCCCACGGGGAGGGCGGGGGACAGATACTCAGGACGGCCGTGGCCCTCTCGGTTATCACCGGAAGACCCGTCAGGGTTTCCAGAATAAGGGCCGGAAGGCCAAAACCCGGTTTGAGACCCCAGCACCTCCACGGAATTCTGGCACTGAAGGAGCTGAGCAACGCAAGGGTCAGGGGCGCGAGCGTTGGTTCTACCTTCCTCGAGTTCATCCCCGGGAAGCCCTGTCCAAGGGATATCAGGGTTCCGATAAAGACCGCCGGAAGCGTAACGCTCGTCCTTCAGGCCCTTCTCCCGGCCATGGCCTTCACCGGCGGGAGTTTCGAGGTAGCGGGCGGAACCGACGTCCCGTGGAGTCCTCCGGTGGATTACCTGAAGAACGTAACACTGCACGCGCTCGGAAGGATGGGCCTTGAGGTGGAGCTCAGCTTAAAACGGCGCGGCCACTATCCTGAAGGTGGTGGCCTCGTTACCGGGAAGGTTGAACGCTGGGAAGAGCGGAAACCCCTCAGGGCCCTCGAATGGGGCAGAATAAAGTACGTAAGGGGGATAAGTCACGCCACGAACCTTCCCTCCCACGTGGCCGAAAGACAGGCGAGGGCTGCCGAAGAGAGGATTAAGGAGCTCTACGACGTTCCGGTTGAGATATCTAAAGAGGTCTCGCGTTCCCTCGGGCCGGGAAGCGGGATAGTGGTGTGGGCCGAAACCGACTCTTTGAGGCTCGGTGGGGACGCCCTCGGAAAAAGGGGCAAACCGGCGGAAACGGTCGGAAGGGAAGCGGCGGATGAGCTCATAGAACAGTTAAAACCCGGAAGAGCCCTCGACAGGTTCCTGGGGGACCAGATCGTTCCCTTCCTTGCCTTCGCCGGCGGGGAGGTCGGCGTCAGCGAGATCACGAACCATCTCCTTACGAACGTCTGGGTCACGGAGCGGTTCTTCGGGAGGACCTTCGAGGTGGAGGGAGAACCCGGCAAACCCGGTGTCATAAGGGTCGTAAGAAGGGCGGAAGTTTAG
- a CDS encoding TatD family hydrolase, whose protein sequence is MIIWDNHFHVDPFKGLFLDSVRQFHRAGGTHLVVVYKSAHDYGFGGARAEDFMRAMDFHLELVERINRETAVKAFAAVGVHPAEFVHLAGEKGIDYAKNEVMKALEYAQKLCLEGKAIAIGEIGRPHYEVPAEVWEASIELMKYGMSLAREADCAVQLHTESFDEARFRELGEYVREVGIKPFRVVKHFSPPLVKIAEEVGVFPSIPASRKNIKAAIEQGNRFLMETDYIDDRNRPGAVLGPKTVPKRTKAFLQNGLFSEEDVYKIHVENPKKVYGIEPGD, encoded by the coding sequence ATGATAATCTGGGACAACCACTTCCACGTTGATCCCTTCAAGGGGCTGTTCCTCGATTCCGTGAGACAGTTCCACAGGGCCGGCGGGACGCATCTGGTGGTGGTTTACAAGAGCGCCCACGACTACGGCTTTGGTGGAGCGAGGGCGGAGGACTTCATGAGGGCCATGGACTTTCACCTTGAACTCGTCGAAAGGATCAACCGGGAAACGGCCGTGAAGGCTTTTGCAGCCGTTGGCGTTCATCCCGCCGAGTTCGTCCATCTGGCCGGAGAGAAGGGAATCGATTACGCAAAAAACGAGGTCATGAAAGCCCTTGAATATGCGCAAAAGCTCTGCCTCGAGGGAAAGGCCATAGCCATCGGTGAGATAGGCAGGCCCCACTACGAGGTCCCGGCGGAGGTATGGGAGGCGAGCATCGAGCTGATGAAGTACGGTATGAGTCTGGCCAGAGAAGCCGACTGCGCGGTTCAGCTCCATACGGAGAGCTTTGACGAAGCCCGGTTCAGAGAACTGGGGGAGTACGTCAGGGAGGTTGGGATAAAACCCTTCAGGGTCGTCAAGCACTTCTCGCCACCGCTCGTCAAAATAGCGGAGGAGGTCGGCGTCTTTCCGAGCATACCGGCGAGCAGGAAGAACATCAAAGCCGCGATAGAGCAGGGGAACAGGTTCCTCATGGAGACCGACTACATAGACGACAGAAACCGGCCGGGGGCCGTTCTCGGTCCAAAAACCGTGCCAAAGAGGACGAAGGCCTTCCTCCAGAACGGGCTTTTCAGCGAGGAAGATGTTTATAAGATCCACGTGGAGAATCCAAAAAAGGTCTACGGGATTGAGCCCGGGGACTAA
- the pbp11 gene encoding tRNA-binding protein Pbp11, which translates to MKLRLLKRIFRRGENTEVASREPVGRFRVEESLKTPSGPVLVGEVVEGLIYPGYKVRGKGVSPIMWMELDGRRVDFAVEGDRVAITLEKWIPCEEGEELEVYRS; encoded by the coding sequence GTGAAGTTGCGGCTCCTGAAGCGGATCTTCCGGAGGGGGGAGAACACGGAGGTGGCCTCGAGGGAACCCGTGGGCAGGTTCAGGGTCGAGGAATCCCTTAAAACCCCCTCCGGGCCGGTTCTCGTGGGGGAGGTGGTCGAAGGGCTCATATACCCGGGCTACAAGGTGAGGGGGAAGGGAGTAAGCCCTATAATGTGGATGGAACTCGACGGCCGGAGGGTGGACTTCGCGGTTGAGGGAGACAGGGTTGCCATAACGCTTGAAAAATGGATTCCCTGTGAGGAGGGGGAGGAGCTTGAGGTTTACAGATCGTGA
- a CDS encoding asparagine synthetase A has protein sequence MNALQIVTRGIEPIMEVQTRVVSYMTDYMVRRGFRWLLPVMLSSVTDPLWPEPSAERVMRPPEIRAYGSRLRLTHSMILHKQMAVAMGVDRLFVLSPNVRLEDPSADDGRHAYEFTQLDFEMAGASMDDVMALIEGLFRGLFLEMREVVGEVFGREVPEVRTPFRRFTMEEIREEFGDEEKASEAMDEPFWIVDIPREFYDREDPEKPGHFRNYDLILPEGYGEVSSGGEREWEYGVIVRKMKRAGLDPEAFRPYLEVAKAGLLKPSAGAGIGVERLVRYLVGAKHIAEVQPFPRIPGVPALI, from the coding sequence ATGAACGCCCTGCAGATCGTTACCAGAGGGATCGAACCTATCATGGAGGTCCAGACGAGGGTCGTAAGTTACATGACGGACTATATGGTGAGGAGAGGGTTCAGATGGCTTCTTCCGGTAATGCTCAGCTCCGTCACGGATCCGCTCTGGCCGGAGCCGTCCGCCGAAAGGGTCATGAGGCCGCCTGAGATCCGGGCTTACGGTTCAAGGCTTCGCCTCACCCACAGCATGATACTCCACAAGCAGATGGCCGTCGCCATGGGGGTTGACAGGCTCTTCGTCCTCTCGCCGAACGTGAGGCTCGAAGACCCCTCGGCCGACGACGGAAGACACGCCTACGAGTTCACCCAGCTCGATTTCGAGATGGCCGGTGCGAGCATGGACGACGTTATGGCACTCATCGAGGGGCTCTTCAGGGGCCTCTTCCTTGAGATGAGGGAGGTAGTGGGTGAGGTGTTCGGCAGGGAGGTGCCGGAGGTAAGGACCCCCTTCAGGCGCTTCACGATGGAAGAAATCAGGGAAGAGTTCGGCGATGAGGAGAAGGCGAGCGAGGCGATGGATGAACCCTTCTGGATAGTCGATATACCGAGGGAGTTCTACGACAGGGAAGACCCGGAAAAGCCGGGCCACTTCAGGAACTACGATCTGATCCTTCCCGAAGGTTACGGGGAGGTCTCGAGTGGCGGCGAGAGGGAGTGGGAGTACGGGGTCATAGTCAGGAAGATGAAGCGGGCCGGGTTGGACCCCGAAGCCTTCAGGCCATACCTCGAGGTGGCGAAGGCCGGCCTTCTAAAGCCCTCCGCCGGAGCGGGGATAGGGGTGGAAAGACTCGTGAGGTACCTTGTGGGTGCAAAGCACATCGCTGAGGTCCAGCCCTTCCCAAGGATACCGGGCGTTCCCGCGCTTATCTGA
- a CDS encoding Flp pilus assembly complex ATPase component TadA, with the protein MGVYLFKPEDLVRYGSATPEGLERLKEAILSRKDILIVGSSRSGKTKLVEALIHFIPDDRKVAVVTAYGEFKAFRPNVILIDTSFDGQPLEQRTSKVISKIRALNPDYVVIDTVHTVDVSRIFRELIEDYAFIVTSLALTDDIKEEVKHWLGISGETFGRFDIVVELWRDWRTGMRKVNRIYKVEDGELRAIA; encoded by the coding sequence ATGGGAGTGTACCTATTCAAGCCGGAGGACCTCGTACGCTACGGCTCCGCTACCCCCGAAGGGCTCGAGAGGCTGAAGGAAGCAATCCTCTCCAGAAAGGATATACTGATCGTTGGCTCCAGTCGTTCGGGAAAGACCAAGCTGGTGGAGGCCCTTATTCACTTCATACCCGACGACCGGAAGGTGGCTGTTGTAACGGCTTACGGCGAGTTCAAGGCCTTCAGGCCAAACGTAATCCTGATAGACACCAGCTTCGATGGTCAACCTCTGGAGCAGCGCACATCGAAGGTTATCTCAAAGATCAGGGCTCTGAATCCGGATTACGTTGTCATCGACACCGTCCACACGGTTGACGTTAGCAGGATCTTCCGGGAGCTCATAGAGGATTACGCGTTCATCGTGACCTCCCTTGCCCTCACGGACGACATAAAGGAGGAGGTCAAACACTGGCTCGGAATAAGCGGTGAGACCTTCGGCAGGTTTGACATCGTTGTGGAGCTCTGGAGGGACTGGAGAACCGGAATGAGGAAGGTAAACCGCATATACAAAGTGGAGGACGGGGAACTGAGGGCTATCGCTTAG
- a CDS encoding alanine--glyoxylate aminotransferase family protein, with protein sequence MELRFDMEYEEAYREVYEIVRPKYRLFTAGPVACFPEVLAIMGVQMFSHRSAEAKEVHVDTLSRLKEFLEAEKGEVILFPSSGTGFMEAAVRNTVPRGEKVLVTTIGAFGDRFRDVVETNGRKAVVLEKEPGKAVKPEELDEALRKNPDVVAVTVTYNETSTGVLNPLPELAKVVKEHDKLLFVDAVSAMGGADIKFDEWGIDIVFASSQKAFGVPPGLAVAAVSERVFEIAEKMPERGWYFDLPRYRKFNEKKKGTPSTPPLPQILGLNVVLRMIEKMGGKDVWLDMYRKRSERIREGVRELGLGILAEEGYESPTITAVVVPEGMKGVDVYEAMRRRGFELAKGYGSVAEKTFRIGNMGYMTFEDIEEMLENLREVIEELRG encoded by the coding sequence ATGGAACTCCGGTTCGACATGGAGTATGAGGAAGCTTACAGGGAGGTTTACGAGATCGTCAGACCGAAGTACAGGCTCTTTACGGCCGGCCCCGTCGCCTGTTTCCCCGAGGTCCTCGCGATAATGGGAGTTCAGATGTTCAGCCACCGTTCGGCCGAGGCGAAGGAGGTTCACGTTGACACCCTCTCACGGCTTAAGGAGTTCCTCGAGGCGGAAAAGGGAGAGGTAATCCTCTTCCCGAGCTCCGGAACGGGCTTCATGGAGGCTGCCGTCAGGAACACCGTGCCGAGGGGGGAGAAGGTGCTGGTAACCACCATAGGGGCCTTCGGAGACAGGTTCAGGGACGTTGTCGAGACCAACGGCAGGAAGGCGGTCGTTCTTGAGAAGGAACCCGGGAAGGCCGTTAAACCGGAGGAGCTCGACGAGGCCCTCAGAAAGAACCCCGATGTCGTTGCCGTAACGGTAACCTATAACGAGACCTCGACCGGCGTGCTCAATCCCCTGCCGGAGCTGGCGAAGGTCGTTAAGGAACACGACAAACTCCTCTTCGTCGACGCCGTCTCTGCAATGGGCGGGGCCGATATAAAGTTCGATGAGTGGGGAATCGACATCGTCTTTGCCAGCTCCCAGAAGGCCTTCGGCGTCCCGCCCGGACTTGCCGTGGCCGCGGTAAGCGAGCGCGTTTTCGAGATAGCCGAGAAGATGCCCGAGCGCGGCTGGTACTTCGACCTTCCAAGGTACAGGAAGTTCAACGAGAAGAAAAAGGGAACCCCCTCGACGCCCCCGCTTCCCCAAATTCTGGGCCTGAACGTGGTTCTCAGAATGATAGAGAAGATGGGAGGTAAGGACGTCTGGCTCGATATGTACAGGAAGAGGAGCGAGAGGATAAGGGAAGGGGTCAGGGAGCTGGGCCTCGGAATACTCGCGGAGGAGGGCTACGAGAGCCCGACCATTACGGCAGTCGTCGTTCCAGAGGGGATGAAGGGCGTCGATGTCTACGAGGCCATGCGCAGGCGCGGTTTCGAGCTTGCCAAGGGGTACGGAAGCGTCGCCGAGAAGACCTTCAGGATAGGCAACATGGGTTACATGACGTTTGAGGACATCGAGGAGATGCTCGAGAACCTGAGGGAGGTCATAGAAGAGCTCAGGGGCTGA
- a CDS encoding MFS transporter, with amino-acid sequence MESRSLAGITLLVVSAFTGTVAFRLATPAVAFYTRDILKASMLSVSIVSMSFVIARALSSLFGGLILERGKKFVYIGSLAMMGNALTVQLYPLTSTWVQVAGVKLLNGFLNGLSWPMAQFVIAVATPKEMRARVTAVYFLFGSVASLLGNYVYAFTVDLGLTAQMWISSIFFLLTGAVMALAYLLLHDRIVPRREKTHGKEAPALDPGKILIMASLMAMIVAFTSGEITYVYVSEALGMEKSTTAALIGWAGFLAAILSYPISWMADVGNERRTVILTSTMAAASPLLAAIKTTPTVFLGIFLALFAFQSFRPISRKVLSAYHRSSLAIGGINAVQNLSTFLGGMLFGFAYSLGEIRLFVSMNLALLTFAPVSLLLLWEALGVKGERSRG; translated from the coding sequence ATGGAGTCCAGAAGTCTCGCCGGAATAACGTTGCTCGTCGTTTCGGCCTTCACAGGGACGGTGGCCTTCCGTCTGGCAACCCCGGCGGTTGCCTTCTACACCCGCGACATACTAAAGGCTTCCATGCTTTCCGTTTCGATAGTCTCGATGTCCTTCGTCATCGCGAGGGCCCTTTCTTCCCTGTTCGGGGGGCTGATCCTCGAAAGGGGTAAGAAGTTCGTTTACATAGGTTCCCTCGCTATGATGGGGAACGCCCTGACCGTTCAGCTCTATCCCCTTACCTCGACGTGGGTTCAGGTGGCCGGTGTAAAGCTCTTGAACGGGTTCCTCAACGGTCTGAGCTGGCCGATGGCCCAGTTCGTGATAGCCGTCGCAACGCCTAAGGAGATGAGGGCGAGGGTCACAGCGGTGTACTTCCTCTTCGGTAGCGTGGCTTCCCTCCTCGGGAACTACGTCTACGCCTTCACGGTTGACCTCGGATTGACTGCTCAGATGTGGATCTCCTCGATCTTCTTTCTCCTGACGGGGGCGGTTATGGCCCTCGCCTACCTCCTGCTCCACGACCGGATAGTCCCGAGAAGGGAGAAAACCCATGGAAAAGAAGCTCCGGCCCTTGATCCGGGGAAAATCCTGATCATGGCATCACTGATGGCCATGATAGTGGCCTTCACCTCCGGCGAGATAACCTACGTCTACGTCTCGGAGGCCCTTGGAATGGAAAAATCAACCACCGCAGCCCTTATCGGTTGGGCGGGTTTCTTAGCGGCGATTTTGAGTTACCCCATCTCGTGGATGGCCGACGTCGGAAACGAGAGGAGAACGGTTATTCTAACATCAACCATGGCGGCAGCCTCACCCCTCCTCGCGGCCATAAAGACCACCCCAACGGTCTTCCTCGGGATATTTCTGGCCCTCTTCGCCTTTCAGAGCTTCCGCCCGATATCGAGAAAGGTTCTCTCTGCCTACCATCGCTCTTCCCTTGCCATCGGAGGGATCAATGCGGTTCAGAATCTATCCACCTTCCTCGGGGGGATGCTCTTTGGCTTTGCCTACTCCCTCGGGGAGATTCGCCTCTTCGTTTCCATGAATCTGGCCCTTTTGACTTTTGCTCCCGTATCCCTGCTCTTGCTGTGGGAGGCCCTTGGGGTCAAGGGGGAAAGATCCCGGGGGTGA
- a CDS encoding 50S ribosomal protein L16, protein MGLRPAKIDRDVDKPAYTRREYIRGAPGPKITIFDMGNLSAEFEYEVSLHAEQAMQIRQNALEALRIQVNRYLQKNVGRSNYHFKIRVYPFQVLRENPMATGRKADRYGNGMRRPFGKPIGLAARVRKDQKILSVWVNEDHLNFALGAMHRARMKLPYGAYYRIYDREGNDITTKVLSTMKR, encoded by the coding sequence ATGGGACTTAGACCGGCCAAGATAGATAGGGACGTTGACAAACCGGCTTACACGAGGAGGGAATACATACGCGGTGCGCCCGGTCCGAAGATAACGATCTTCGACATGGGCAACCTCTCGGCAGAGTTCGAATACGAGGTCAGTCTGCACGCTGAGCAGGCCATGCAGATAAGGCAGAACGCCCTTGAGGCCCTGCGTATTCAGGTGAACAGATACCTCCAGAAGAACGTTGGAAGGAGCAACTACCACTTCAAGATCAGGGTTTATCCCTTCCAGGTTCTCAGGGAGAACCCGATGGCAACGGGAAGGAAGGCAGACCGTTACGGAAACGGTATGCGCAGGCCCTTTGGAAAGCCCATAGGCCTTGCCGCCCGCGTCAGAAAGGATCAGAAGATACTCAGCGTCTGGGTCAACGAGGACCACCTTAACTTCGCCCTCGGTGCCATGCACAGGGCGAGGATGAAGCTCCCCTACGGAGCCTACTACAGGATCTACGACAGGGAAGGCAACGACATCACCACAAAGGTTCTCTCCACCATGAAGCGCTGA
- a CDS encoding putative RNA uridine N3 methyltransferase, whose product MAWHVFIPDSLLEETDDPKIRTYKVGQIARACSIFGVEHVWIYRAGGRDGKFIKTVLEYAETPQYLRKRLFPLTPELRYAGVVPPLRTPHHKLRGKPKVGEIREGFAFRKGKRVYADIGLHELAIVEGNVEGRGTFRIVSVRPLKVVPAKPLGYWGYRVHLSGKPLAKTLKKARLDLSIATSRKGRDVREVNLPPIEGEVGFIFGSPRKGVMELLGGEYEFDLILNTIPNQRTKTVRTEEAVLATLAVFNLIRRD is encoded by the coding sequence ATGGCCTGGCATGTCTTCATTCCGGATTCACTCCTCGAAGAAACCGACGACCCAAAGATCAGGACCTACAAAGTCGGCCAGATAGCAAGGGCCTGTTCGATCTTCGGCGTCGAGCACGTCTGGATCTACAGGGCAGGAGGCAGGGATGGAAAGTTCATCAAAACGGTCCTCGAGTACGCTGAAACGCCCCAGTACCTCAGGAAAAGGCTGTTTCCACTGACGCCCGAGCTAAGATATGCCGGGGTGGTACCCCCCCTGAGAACGCCCCACCACAAGCTCCGGGGAAAACCGAAGGTCGGCGAAATCCGCGAAGGCTTCGCCTTCAGGAAGGGGAAGCGGGTTTACGCGGACATCGGTCTCCACGAACTCGCCATCGTCGAGGGCAACGTTGAAGGGAGGGGAACGTTTCGAATCGTCTCGGTGAGGCCCCTGAAGGTGGTTCCGGCAAAACCCCTCGGGTACTGGGGCTACCGGGTGCACCTCAGCGGGAAACCGCTGGCAAAAACACTTAAAAAGGCCAGGCTGGATTTGAGCATCGCGACCTCGCGTAAGGGACGCGACGTAAGAGAGGTGAACCTTCCCCCGATCGAGGGGGAAGTGGGATTCATATTCGGCTCACCGAGGAAGGGTGTGATGGAACTCCTCGGAGGGGAGTACGAATTCGACCTGATCCTCAACACGATTCCAAATCAGCGGACCAAAACCGTCCGCACGGAGGAGGCCGTTTTGGCCACGCTCGCGGTGTTTAATCTCATAAGGAGGGATTGA
- a CDS encoding 50S ribosomal protein L3 has protein sequence MGKIHRPRRGSLAYSPRKRARSVVPRIKKWPKDSEVRMLGFAGYKAGMTHVLMIDDRPGLTNGKEIFMPVTIVEVPPLFVYGIRAYRKGYLGLETATEVWFHELNEHVRRRIRTLPKDYGEDAFREKLATLEDLINDGEVVDLRLLVHTQPWLIGLKKKPEVMEYAIGGDDVRAKFEYAREKIGKELKAGEVLHEGELVDVAAVTKGKGTQGPVKRWGIKVQFHKAQRAGKGRHVGNLGPWHPARVMWTVPQAGQMGFHHRTEFNKRLIAIGENGKLRLDGGKEIDITPKGGFPHYGIVKSDFLMIQGSVAGSFKRIIRIRPAIRPPKKRPPVERPQITYVSRESKQ, from the coding sequence ATGGGAAAGATACACAGGCCAAGGAGAGGTTCACTGGCTTACTCGCCGAGAAAGAGGGCCAGAAGCGTAGTTCCGAGAATCAAAAAGTGGCCAAAGGACAGCGAAGTTAGGATGCTCGGTTTCGCAGGCTACAAGGCAGGCATGACCCACGTTCTCATGATAGACGACAGACCGGGACTTACCAACGGCAAGGAGATATTCATGCCCGTTACGATAGTTGAGGTCCCGCCGCTCTTCGTCTACGGCATCAGGGCTTACCGGAAGGGCTACCTCGGACTCGAAACCGCCACGGAGGTCTGGTTCCACGAACTCAACGAGCACGTTAGGAGAAGAATAAGGACCCTACCGAAGGACTACGGCGAGGATGCCTTCAGGGAGAAGCTCGCCACCCTCGAGGATCTCATCAACGATGGCGAGGTGGTTGACCTCAGGCTCCTCGTTCACACCCAGCCGTGGCTCATCGGGCTTAAGAAGAAGCCCGAGGTCATGGAGTACGCCATCGGCGGCGATGACGTAAGGGCGAAGTTCGAGTACGCCAGGGAGAAGATCGGAAAGGAACTCAAGGCCGGAGAGGTCCTCCACGAGGGCGAGCTCGTTGACGTGGCTGCGGTCACCAAGGGCAAGGGGACGCAGGGCCCGGTCAAGCGCTGGGGCATTAAGGTGCAGTTCCACAAGGCCCAGAGGGCCGGAAAGGGCAGACACGTCGGTAACCTCGGTCCGTGGCACCCGGCGAGGGTCATGTGGACGGTTCCGCAGGCCGGTCAGATGGGCTTCCACCACAGGACCGAGTTCAACAAGAGGCTCATAGCGATAGGTGAGAACGGCAAACTCAGGCTTGACGGAGGGAAGGAGATAGACATAACCCCGAAGGGTGGCTTCCCCCACTACGGAATCGTGAAGAGCGACTTCCTCATGATACAGGGAAGCGTCGCCGGTTCCTTCAAGAGGATCATCAGGATCAGGCCTGCCATCAGGCCGCCGAAGAAGAGGCCACCCGTGGAGAGGCCACAGATAACCTACGTCAGTAGGGAGTCCAAGCAGTGA
- the rpl4p gene encoding 50S ribosomal protein L4 — protein sequence MKVKVFNLEGEPVEEIELPAVFETPFRPDLIRRAVIASWTHRIQPQGRSPYAGKRRVTENIGKGHGMARVERIKTSPRFAAFVPFARGGRRTHPPKVEKVIREGINKKERRLAIMSAIAATANYDLVRTRGHAVDNLPQVPLVVVDDLEGIFKTAQTREVFKKLGVWDDIERAKKGTKIRAGKGKMRGRRYKKIRGPLIVVAENRGIVQGARNHPGVDVVTVENLSAELLAPGTHPGRLTIWTKGALERLREIYG from the coding sequence ATGAAGGTTAAGGTTTTCAATCTCGAAGGCGAGCCCGTGGAAGAGATAGAGCTTCCGGCGGTCTTTGAAACACCCTTCAGGCCGGACCTTATCAGACGTGCGGTTATAGCATCATGGACCCACAGGATTCAACCGCAGGGCAGGAGCCCCTACGCCGGAAAAAGGCGCGTTACCGAGAACATTGGAAAGGGTCACGGAATGGCAAGGGTTGAGAGAATAAAGACCTCCCCAAGGTTCGCCGCCTTCGTTCCCTTTGCCCGCGGCGGTAGGAGAACCCACCCGCCCAAGGTCGAGAAGGTAATAAGGGAGGGCATCAACAAGAAGGAGCGCAGGCTGGCCATAATGAGCGCCATAGCGGCCACGGCCAACTACGACCTCGTGAGGACAAGGGGACATGCCGTTGACAACCTCCCGCAGGTTCCCCTCGTCGTGGTCGACGACCTCGAGGGAATATTCAAGACCGCCCAGACGAGGGAAGTGTTCAAGAAGCTCGGCGTCTGGGATGACATCGAGAGGGCCAAGAAGGGAACCAAGATCCGCGCCGGGAAGGGCAAGATGCGTGGCAGGAGATACAAAAAGATCAGAGGACCGCTCATCGTCGTTGCCGAAAACAGGGGAATCGTTCAGGGTGCCAGAAACCACCCGGGTGTTGACGTGGTTACCGTGGAGAACCTGAGTGCCGAGCTGCTCGCTCCCGGAACGCACCCCGGAAGGCTTACGATATGGACGAAGGGAGCACTTGAGAGGCTTAGGGAGATTTACGGGTGA
- a CDS encoding 50S ribosomal protein L23, translating to MDPYKVIIKPVVTEKAVAMIEKENKLTFVVDKRATKGDIKRAVEEMFEVKVEKVNTLVTMKGEKRAYVKLKPEYSAGEVAARMGLF from the coding sequence ATGGATCCGTACAAGGTCATCATAAAACCGGTTGTCACGGAAAAGGCCGTGGCAATGATAGAGAAGGAGAACAAGCTAACCTTCGTGGTCGACAAAAGGGCAACCAAGGGAGATATCAAGAGAGCCGTGGAAGAGATGTTCGAGGTAAAGGTCGAGAAGGTCAACACTCTCGTGACGATGAAAGGGGAGAAAAGGGCCTACGTGAAGCTGAAGCCCGAGTACAGCGCGGGTGAGGTTGCCGCCAGAATGGGATTGTTCTGA
- a CDS encoding 50S ribosomal protein L2 — protein MGKSLIQQRRGKGTTTFRAPSHRYRGAVRYVPLNLTKEKTLVGKVVEILHDPGRTAPVARVKFEDGTEKLIIAPEGLLVGDEVAIGPNAPVRIGNTLPLAMIPEGSYVYDIEGVPGDGGKYVRAGGSYALIVSREKDRVIVQLPSGELKSFKPTCRATIGVVAGGGRLEKPIVKAGKAYYIMKARNRFWPKPRGVKMNAVNHPHGGKEHHIGRPSTVSRRAPPGRKVGHIAARRTGRRK, from the coding sequence ATGGGAAAGAGTCTGATCCAGCAGAGGAGAGGTAAGGGAACCACGACCTTTAGGGCACCCTCCCACAGGTACAGGGGTGCGGTCAGATACGTTCCGCTCAACCTTACAAAGGAGAAGACCCTCGTGGGAAAGGTCGTGGAGATACTCCATGACCCGGGAAGGACGGCACCGGTTGCGAGGGTTAAGTTCGAGGACGGCACGGAGAAGCTCATCATAGCCCCAGAGGGGCTCCTCGTTGGGGACGAGGTGGCCATCGGGCCGAACGCCCCCGTCAGGATAGGCAACACCCTCCCGCTGGCGATGATACCCGAGGGAAGCTACGTCTACGACATCGAGGGAGTCCCCGGGGACGGGGGCAAATACGTTAGGGCCGGAGGTTCCTACGCACTCATCGTTAGCAGGGAGAAGGACAGGGTCATAGTCCAGCTTCCGAGCGGTGAGCTCAAGAGCTTTAAACCGACGTGCAGGGCCACCATCGGTGTCGTTGCCGGCGGTGGAAGGCTGGAGAAGCCGATAGTCAAGGCGGGTAAGGCCTACTACATCATGAAGGCACGGAACAGGTTCTGGCCGAAGCCGAGGGGTGTTAAGATGAACGCGGTGAACCACCCCCACGGTGGTAAGGAGCACCACATCGGAAGGCCGAGCACCGTCTCAAGGAGGGCCCCGCCCGGAAGGAAGGTTGGTCATATAGCCGCGAGAAGAACCGGTAGGAGGAAGTGA